In the genome of Negativicoccus succinicivorans, one region contains:
- a CDS encoding AEC family transporter produces the protein MEIIHILVYNMLPLIGIAALGYWLDSMFPIDVKSLTKLTFYIILPSFIFRSIFLMPFDTGMMVLFAAGALLFLLHSLFATGIAKLRGYDSGMREAFRVGTMFSNCGNVGVSMITLIYSNPPFIKGPEAPYHDAAMAAITVLLILMNVSVNTIGLYLAGKGRMTARDAMLMVLHMPTLYVIFGVVFCKWLALPVDTWFVWPMLSMAAKSLPFIAMVTLGIQLHRTTLTWFNPDVWLAIFTRLILGPLFALAIIYAYGRFDPLTSQVFLIFSAVPSAVNSVMFAVDFDNYPGYATQVVMLGFVMSCFTLTTVIYLARFLFPIPMW, from the coding sequence ATGGAAATTATTCATATCTTAGTGTACAACATGTTGCCGCTGATTGGGATCGCCGCGCTTGGCTATTGGCTGGACAGCATGTTTCCGATTGATGTCAAATCATTAACCAAATTAACGTTTTATATTATCCTGCCTTCGTTTATTTTCCGCAGTATTTTCCTGATGCCGTTCGATACCGGCATGATGGTTCTGTTTGCGGCTGGCGCGTTGCTTTTTCTGCTCCACAGTCTGTTCGCCACCGGCATTGCTAAGCTGCGCGGCTATGACAGCGGCATGCGGGAGGCGTTTCGCGTCGGCACGATGTTCAGCAACTGCGGTAACGTAGGCGTCTCGATGATCACGTTGATCTATTCCAATCCGCCGTTTATCAAGGGTCCGGAAGCCCCGTATCATGATGCCGCGATGGCGGCCATCACCGTGCTTTTAATTTTGATGAACGTTTCCGTCAACACCATCGGCCTGTACTTGGCCGGCAAGGGTCGCATGACGGCGCGCGACGCGATGTTGATGGTACTGCATATGCCTACATTGTACGTCATTTTCGGCGTCGTGTTTTGCAAATGGCTGGCGCTTCCGGTAGACACTTGGTTCGTTTGGCCGATGCTTTCCATGGCGGCGAAATCATTGCCGTTCATCGCGATGGTGACGCTGGGCATTCAGCTGCACCGCACGACATTGACCTGGTTCAACCCCGATGTGTGGCTCGCGATTTTTACCCGCCTGATCCTCGGTCCGCTCTTTGCGCTCGCGATTATTTACGCGTACGGTCGTTTCGATCCGCTGACCTCGCAGGTGTTTTTGATTTTCTCCGCCGTGCCGAGCGCCGTCAACAGCGTCATGTTCGCCGTCGACTTCGACAACTATCCCGGCTATGCCACGCAAGTCGTCATGCTCGGGTTCGTCATGAGTTGTTTCACGCTGACGACAGTGATTTATCTGGCGCGCTTTCTCTTTCCCATACCGATGTGGTAA
- a CDS encoding ABC transporter ATP-binding protein: protein MLEVNDIHVYYGAIHALKGVSLSVKEGQIVALIGANGAGKSTTLRTISGLLRPKVGDITFEGESITKKNVQSIVRSGISQVPEGRRIFAPLTVLENLELGAFTRKDKDGVAHDMELVFKRFPRLAERKKQLAGTLSGGEQQMLAMGRALMSRPRLLLLDEPSMGLSPLFVKEIFDIIQHINEQGTTILLVEQNAHMAMSIADYAYVLETGKITLEGPGQELMQSEAVRAAYLGG, encoded by the coding sequence ATGCTCGAAGTCAATGACATTCACGTGTACTACGGTGCCATCCATGCCTTGAAAGGCGTGAGCCTATCCGTGAAGGAAGGACAGATCGTCGCTCTCATCGGGGCCAACGGCGCCGGCAAATCCACGACGCTTCGAACGATTTCGGGCCTGCTGCGGCCTAAGGTCGGTGACATCACATTCGAAGGCGAAAGCATCACGAAGAAAAACGTGCAGTCGATTGTCCGCAGCGGGATCAGCCAAGTGCCGGAAGGGCGCCGCATTTTCGCGCCGCTTACCGTTCTGGAAAATCTCGAACTCGGCGCGTTCACACGCAAAGATAAAGACGGCGTCGCTCACGACATGGAATTGGTTTTCAAACGCTTTCCGCGTCTGGCGGAACGTAAAAAACAGTTGGCGGGTACACTTTCCGGCGGTGAACAACAAATGCTCGCGATGGGGCGTGCGTTGATGAGCCGGCCGCGACTGCTGCTTTTGGACGAACCGTCCATGGGGCTTTCGCCGTTATTCGTCAAAGAAATTTTCGATATCATTCAGCATATCAATGAGCAGGGCACCACGATTTTGCTCGTCGAGCAAAATGCGCATATGGCGATGTCGATCGCCGATTACGCATACGTTCTGGAAACCGGTAAGATTACGTTGGAAGGACCGGGTCAGGAACTGATGCAGAGCGAAGCCGTACGCGCGGCGTACCTCGGAGGCTGA
- a CDS encoding ABC transporter ATP-binding protein produces the protein MALLETTSVAKIFGGIKAVQDFTIHIDAGELIGLIGPNGAGKTTAFNLLTGVYRPSMGEIRFDGQSLVGKKPYQITAAGIARTFQNIRLFGDLSVLENVKIACNLHARYTLLESVLRVGRYGREEEAIEARALQLLQLFNLDAKRDELARNLPYGEQRRLEIARALATKPRLLLLDEPAAGMNPQETAELTQLIRRLRDEFSLAILLIEHDMGLVMQLCERIYVLDYGKILAHGVPDEIRHNPDVIKAYLGAEA, from the coding sequence ATGGCGCTCTTAGAAACGACTAGTGTCGCTAAAATTTTCGGCGGCATCAAAGCCGTGCAGGATTTTACGATACATATTGATGCGGGCGAATTGATCGGCCTGATCGGTCCGAACGGCGCCGGTAAAACGACGGCGTTTAATCTCTTGACCGGCGTGTATCGTCCGAGCATGGGCGAGATTCGCTTTGACGGACAGTCGCTGGTCGGTAAAAAACCGTACCAGATTACCGCGGCGGGGATCGCGCGAACGTTTCAAAACATTCGTCTTTTCGGCGATCTTTCCGTACTGGAAAATGTCAAAATCGCCTGCAACTTGCACGCGCGTTATACACTTTTGGAAAGCGTATTGCGCGTCGGCCGCTACGGTCGTGAAGAAGAAGCGATCGAAGCGCGGGCGTTACAATTATTGCAACTTTTCAATCTTGACGCCAAACGCGACGAACTGGCGCGCAACTTGCCGTACGGTGAACAGCGCCGTCTCGAAATCGCGCGCGCGTTGGCGACCAAACCGCGTTTGCTGCTTTTGGATGAGCCCGCGGCGGGGATGAATCCGCAGGAAACGGCGGAGCTGACGCAATTAATTCGGCGCCTGCGTGATGAATTTTCCCTGGCCATTCTTTTGATCGAACACGATATGGGTTTGGTCATGCAGCTTTGCGAACGGATTTATGTACTGGACTACGGTAAAATTTTAGCGCATGGCGTGCCGGATGAAATTCGCCACAATCCGGACGTTATCAAGGCGTATTTGGGAGCGGAGGCATAA
- a CDS encoding branched-chain amino acid ABC transporter permease, which produces MMIAKKRKYDALWWVLALALYAVFYFLVEEKVLPNFWRLQVVVIAINIIMAASLNLINGITGQFSLGHAGFMAVGAYVSAVGTVFYDWPFALSLLAGGLAAAAIGFLIGIPTLRLDGDYLAIATLGMGEIIRVCILNIEAIGGASGMTGIPKETTFSWVFLMMLVTLYVLKNMINSTYGRGCISVRENAIAAEAMGIHTTRYKVLAFTIGALFAGLAGGLFSHYFSIAHPSSFTFLKSYDYLTMVVLGGLGSMTGSVVGAVMLTFLTAALSDYPEFRMIIYALMLILLMMFRPRGLFGNQELTSFLPKWGKGGDRHGALRND; this is translated from the coding sequence ATGATGATAGCCAAAAAACGCAAATACGACGCCCTTTGGTGGGTGTTGGCGCTCGCTCTTTACGCCGTTTTCTACTTCCTCGTCGAAGAAAAAGTTTTGCCGAATTTCTGGCGGCTGCAGGTGGTCGTGATTGCGATCAACATTATTATGGCGGCGAGCCTGAACCTGATTAACGGCATCACCGGCCAGTTTTCGCTCGGTCATGCGGGCTTTATGGCGGTGGGCGCGTATGTCTCCGCCGTCGGCACCGTCTTTTATGACTGGCCGTTTGCCTTGAGTCTGTTGGCGGGCGGTCTCGCCGCAGCGGCGATCGGTTTTCTGATCGGTATTCCGACGTTGCGGTTGGACGGGGACTACCTGGCGATTGCGACGCTCGGCATGGGAGAAATTATCCGCGTTTGCATTTTAAATATCGAAGCGATCGGCGGCGCGTCCGGCATGACGGGAATTCCGAAAGAAACCACTTTTTCATGGGTGTTCCTGATGATGTTGGTCACGTTGTACGTGCTGAAAAATATGATTAACTCGACCTACGGTCGCGGCTGCATCTCCGTGCGTGAAAATGCGATCGCCGCGGAAGCGATGGGAATCCACACGACGCGCTACAAGGTGCTCGCGTTTACGATCGGCGCGCTGTTTGCCGGACTTGCGGGCGGACTTTTCTCGCATTACTTTTCCATCGCGCACCCGTCGAGTTTTACGTTCCTGAAATCGTACGACTATCTCACCATGGTCGTGCTGGGCGGTCTCGGCAGTATGACGGGCTCGGTGGTCGGCGCGGTGATGCTGACATTTCTCACGGCGGCGCTTTCGGATTATCCGGAATTCCGCATGATCATTTACGCGCTGATGCTCATTCTCTTGATGATGTTCCGGCCGCGGGGCCTGTTCGGCAACCAGGAGCTGACCTCGTTCCTGCCGAAGTGGGGCAAGGGAGGTGACCGTCATGGCGCTCTTAGAAACGACTAG
- a CDS encoding branched-chain amino acid ABC transporter permease — MESAWWVQAIQQMINGVSLGSIYALIALGYTMVYGVMRLINFAHGDIYMLGAYVGFFATTAGQMSFFPALITAMVVMAIVGVVVEKIAYRPMRNSPKIALLITAIGVSLLIEYTTMFFLTPQPRTFPPVFENTTYNLGPIVVSLQQIVILVSALVLMALLTYIVQYTTMGKAMRAVSFDTEAAQLMGIHVDRVISFTFALGSGLAGAAGVLVGVYYNSIDPLMGIMPGLKAFVAAVLGGIGIVPGAMFGGLILGVVEALVSGFISSTFRDAAAFGILILILLIKPTGLLGKVEGEKV; from the coding sequence ATGGAGTCCGCTTGGTGGGTACAGGCGATTCAGCAGATGATTAACGGCGTTTCGCTGGGCAGTATTTATGCGCTGATAGCGTTAGGCTATACGATGGTGTACGGTGTCATGCGCCTCATCAACTTTGCCCACGGCGATATCTACATGCTGGGGGCCTACGTCGGCTTTTTTGCGACGACAGCGGGGCAAATGTCATTTTTTCCCGCGTTGATCACCGCGATGGTGGTCATGGCTATTGTTGGCGTAGTCGTGGAGAAAATCGCTTATCGGCCGATGCGGAACAGCCCGAAAATCGCGCTGTTGATTACGGCGATCGGCGTCAGTTTGCTGATCGAATATACGACGATGTTTTTCCTGACACCGCAACCGCGGACGTTTCCGCCGGTGTTTGAGAATACGACATACAATCTCGGACCGATCGTGGTCAGTCTGCAGCAAATCGTCATCTTGGTGTCCGCGCTGGTGCTGATGGCGTTATTGACCTACATTGTGCAATACACGACGATGGGCAAAGCCATGCGCGCCGTTTCGTTTGATACGGAAGCGGCACAGCTGATGGGCATCCATGTCGATCGCGTCATTTCGTTTACGTTCGCGTTGGGTTCGGGTCTCGCCGGCGCGGCGGGCGTGCTCGTCGGCGTCTACTACAACTCGATTGATCCGCTGATGGGCATCATGCCCGGTCTGAAAGCTTTCGTCGCCGCCGTTTTGGGCGGTATCGGCATCGTGCCGGGCGCGATGTTCGGCGGCTTGATCCTCGGTGTCGTGGAAGCGCTTGTGAGCGGTTTTATTTCTTCGACATTCCGTGATGCGGCGGCGTTCGGTATCCTCATCTTAATTTTGCTGATTAAGCCGACCGGCTTACTGGGCAAAGTGGAAGGGGAAAAGGTGTAA
- a CDS encoding ABC transporter substrate-binding protein, which produces MKQWQKKVATAVMAMATIGLIAGCGGGDKKAAADTIKIGANLEMTGNQASFGQSSANAIKLAVDEINKKGGLMGKQVSLQVGDNRSEAAEATTQMQKLIDDGAIATIAPDTSSNAIAASAINSSAKVLGISPTGSNPRVTWDDKANKVRDFMFRSTFVDSFQGKVMTSFALKQLNAQKVAILVDNSSDYSKGLAKFFEEAFTAAGGTVTGTEGFLQKDTDFKATLTKIIASDPDAIFVPAYYQEVGLIIKQAREMGYTKPILGSDGWDSAKLAEIAGAQNLNNTYFSNHYAVDENNKKAMDFVAAYEKAYGVKPDAYAALAYDAMYMIADAITRANSVEPEKIKDAMAKTENFEGVSGKMHIDERHDTIKGAYIMTYKDGALKFLSKVEP; this is translated from the coding sequence ATGAAACAATGGCAAAAGAAAGTAGCGACGGCGGTCATGGCAATGGCCACAATCGGATTGATTGCCGGGTGCGGCGGCGGTGACAAAAAAGCAGCGGCCGATACGATCAAAATCGGCGCGAACTTGGAAATGACCGGTAACCAGGCTTCCTTCGGTCAAAGCTCCGCGAACGCGATTAAACTGGCGGTGGATGAAATCAACAAAAAGGGTGGCCTCATGGGTAAGCAGGTCAGCCTGCAAGTCGGTGACAACCGCTCGGAAGCGGCCGAAGCCACGACGCAAATGCAAAAATTGATTGATGACGGTGCGATTGCCACGATTGCTCCGGATACCAGCTCGAACGCGATTGCGGCGTCCGCGATCAATTCCTCCGCCAAAGTTCTCGGGATCAGCCCGACGGGTTCGAATCCGCGCGTGACCTGGGATGATAAAGCGAATAAAGTACGCGATTTCATGTTCCGTTCCACCTTTGTCGACTCGTTCCAGGGCAAAGTCATGACGAGCTTTGCGTTGAAACAGTTGAATGCGCAAAAGGTAGCGATTCTTGTCGATAACTCAAGCGATTACTCCAAGGGGTTGGCTAAATTCTTCGAGGAAGCATTCACGGCCGCCGGCGGCACGGTTACCGGTACCGAAGGTTTCCTGCAGAAAGATACCGATTTTAAAGCGACGCTGACGAAAATTATTGCCAGCGATCCGGATGCGATTTTTGTACCGGCGTACTACCAGGAAGTCGGCCTGATCATCAAACAGGCGCGCGAAATGGGTTACACGAAACCGATTTTGGGCTCGGACGGTTGGGACAGCGCGAAGTTGGCGGAAATCGCCGGCGCGCAAAACTTGAACAATACGTATTTCAGTAACCACTATGCCGTTGATGAAAACAATAAAAAAGCGATGGATTTTGTGGCGGCCTATGAAAAAGCCTACGGTGTGAAACCGGATGCGTACGCGGCGCTCGCTTACGATGCGATGTACATGATCGCGGATGCGATTACTCGCGCAAATTCGGTAGAACCGGAAAAAATTAAAGATGCGATGGCCAAAACGGAAAACTTTGAAGGGGTTTCCGGTAAGATGCACATTGACGAACGCCATGACACGATCAAAGGCGCGTATATTATGACCTACAAAGACGGCGCTCTGAAGTTCCTGTCGAAGGTAGAACCGTAA
- a CDS encoding ABC transporter substrate-binding protein, with the protein MQTKWRALIISALVGTIALVGMTGCQPNRSPKNDHLVTIGSNLEMTGSNASFGTSTVNAMQMAIDEVNSADGILGKQIQLIALDNRSDVAGSSDAMFKLLDAGVVGIIGPDTSSNVIAVAPMVAENKIPLISPKATHPAVTIDPATGKVREYVFRATFIDSYQGHIAAEFAYGDLGARKAAILVDNASEYAIGLADFFTKSFTAAGGTVIAKEAYLQKDVDFKVTLTKLKAQHPDVLFVPGYYQEVGMIVRQAREIGWNVPIVGGDGWDSDKLVEIAGAKNLNNTYYTNHYSPNDTDPVLQQFITRYELLQHRIPTRCSGTMRHDSCLKPSGRRSRPIRIRFNRN; encoded by the coding sequence ATGCAAACAAAGTGGCGGGCGCTGATTATCAGCGCGCTCGTCGGTACGATTGCGTTGGTCGGTATGACCGGCTGTCAGCCGAATCGAAGTCCGAAGAATGATCATTTAGTGACGATCGGCAGTAATTTGGAAATGACCGGTTCGAACGCCAGCTTCGGCACATCGACGGTCAATGCCATGCAAATGGCGATCGATGAAGTGAACAGTGCGGACGGAATTCTCGGCAAGCAAATTCAGCTGATCGCGCTTGATAACCGCAGTGATGTCGCCGGCTCGAGTGATGCGATGTTTAAGCTGTTGGATGCGGGCGTGGTCGGCATCATCGGTCCGGATACAAGCTCGAACGTGATTGCGGTGGCGCCGATGGTGGCGGAGAATAAAATTCCGTTGATCAGTCCGAAGGCGACGCATCCGGCGGTTACGATCGATCCGGCGACGGGCAAGGTGCGAGAGTATGTGTTCCGCGCGACTTTCATTGATTCTTACCAGGGGCACATCGCCGCCGAGTTCGCTTACGGCGACTTGGGAGCACGCAAAGCGGCAATTCTGGTCGATAACGCGAGTGAATATGCGATCGGCTTGGCGGATTTCTTTACCAAGAGCTTTACGGCTGCGGGCGGTACGGTCATCGCCAAAGAAGCGTACCTGCAAAAAGACGTGGATTTCAAAGTCACGTTGACAAAGTTGAAAGCGCAACACCCGGACGTTTTGTTTGTGCCGGGCTACTACCAGGAAGTGGGCATGATTGTTCGGCAGGCGCGTGAGATCGGCTGGAATGTGCCGATCGTCGGCGGTGACGGTTGGGATTCGGATAAACTCGTGGAAATTGCGGGCGCTAAAAATCTGAACAATACCTACTACACCAACCATTACTCGCCAAATGATACGGATCCGGTGTTGCAACAGTTCATCACACGTTATGAACTGTTGCAACACCGGATTCCTACGCGGTGCTCGGGTACGATGCGACACGACTCTTGCTTGAAGCCATCCGGCAGGCGCAGTCGACCGATCCGCATAAGATTCAACAGGAACTGA
- a CDS encoding M23 family metallopeptidase, with protein MKSFQTSDTVTWTMRKKWFYTLVVAEIIVLLAALTMIGWGYYQHWEVDRLREENELHQRQVEIANQKLTELQTKMQRLDALDAEVRQMIQGSQAGTAPQGDGGTVAREPAATQAVTPGALLERITALSTHAEQRFNSLVMLRQSLAEGIDLTPVYHPIPNDGATSDTPSIWPAQGYVSSSFGWRNDPFGDGIGFHEGVDIAGDYGSPIQATANGTVTAAGWAGGYGYMVEITHPGGIVTRYGHNSLIIAEVGDKVQTGTVISFMGSTGRSTGSHVHYEVRVDGVPVDPMLFLPTKK; from the coding sequence ATGAAATCATTCCAAACGTCCGACACCGTCACGTGGACCATGCGCAAAAAATGGTTTTATACTTTGGTGGTGGCGGAAATCATCGTGTTGCTTGCCGCGTTAACGATGATCGGTTGGGGATACTACCAGCATTGGGAAGTGGATCGGTTGCGCGAGGAAAATGAGCTGCATCAGCGGCAGGTAGAAATCGCCAACCAAAAACTGACCGAGCTGCAAACTAAAATGCAGCGTTTAGATGCGTTGGATGCGGAAGTACGTCAAATGATCCAAGGCTCGCAGGCGGGAACCGCGCCGCAAGGTGACGGCGGTACTGTGGCACGTGAGCCGGCAGCGACGCAGGCGGTAACGCCGGGGGCGCTGTTGGAACGCATTACCGCGCTTTCCACGCATGCCGAGCAGCGCTTCAACTCGCTTGTGATGTTACGGCAATCGTTGGCGGAAGGAATTGACCTTACGCCCGTATATCACCCTATACCGAATGACGGCGCGACCAGTGATACGCCCTCGATTTGGCCGGCGCAGGGATATGTTTCCAGCAGTTTCGGTTGGCGAAACGATCCGTTCGGCGACGGCATAGGTTTTCATGAAGGGGTAGATATCGCCGGCGATTACGGCTCTCCGATACAGGCCACCGCGAACGGGACTGTCACCGCGGCGGGTTGGGCCGGCGGCTACGGTTATATGGTGGAAATCACGCACCCGGGCGGCATCGTCACGCGTTACGGACATAACTCGCTGATTATCGCCGAAGTCGGCGACAAGGTGCAGACGGGTACCGTAATTTCATTCATGGGCAGCACCGGGCGCAGCACCGGCAGTCACGTTCATTACGAGGTACGTGTTGATGGCGTGCCGGTTGATCCGATGTTGTTTTTACCGACAAAAAAGTAA
- a CDS encoding DUF4446 family protein: MAWLTETTGTIMLGVLIALLVIILVYVLVLYTQMRQLRQKYNLFMRGEDGNTLERKLATEVRELRELGASISAMGAAQENLSRVQHAALQQIGFVQYNAFAANGQQDSFSLTMLDGRGNGVTVSAISGSEETRVYAKEVRAGRYLSRPSREEEDSLARALERGGGPEKGTV; encoded by the coding sequence ATGGCTTGGTTGACGGAGACGACGGGTACGATTATGCTCGGCGTATTAATTGCCCTGCTCGTTATAATATTAGTTTATGTACTCGTTTTATATACGCAAATGCGTCAATTACGACAAAAATATAATCTTTTCATGCGCGGCGAAGACGGTAACACTCTGGAACGTAAACTTGCGACGGAAGTTCGTGAATTGCGCGAACTGGGCGCATCCATCAGCGCGATGGGCGCGGCGCAGGAAAATCTTTCGCGTGTACAACATGCCGCATTACAGCAAATCGGTTTTGTTCAGTACAATGCCTTTGCCGCCAACGGTCAGCAGGACAGCTTTTCCCTGACCATGCTTGACGGACGGGGTAACGGGGTCACGGTGTCCGCGATCAGCGGCTCGGAAGAAACGCGCGTCTACGCGAAGGAAGTTCGCGCCGGCCGCTATTTATCCCGTCCCAGCAGAGAAGAAGAAGACAGCTTGGCACGTGCGCTTGAACGGGGCGGCGGACCGGAGAAAGGAACGGTATGA
- a CDS encoding ParB/RepB/Spo0J family partition protein yields MAKKGMKLGRGLDSLLPGSESVAQNAVQEISLTEIVPNPQQPRQKFAENELNDLAASIKEYGIIQPLIVMKAEDGYQLVAGERRLRAAKIAKLRTVPAIIRDYDDTALAAVALIENLQREDLNPIEEAAAYYRLRDEFSLTQAQIATKVGRSRPYITNMMRLLQLPDFVRELLARRELTVGQVRPLLVVEDPDAQVRWAQKIAAEGLSARQVEALLAKAKTPAAKSQKQKKTKKADANVEAYLDAESEELTLLLGTKVDITAQGSGSKTHGEIRIPYANWDELERLLTLLK; encoded by the coding sequence GTGGCTAAAAAAGGCATGAAGCTGGGCCGTGGCCTGGATTCGTTGCTTCCTGGTAGCGAGTCGGTGGCGCAAAACGCGGTGCAGGAAATTTCGCTCACGGAGATTGTGCCGAATCCGCAGCAACCCCGTCAGAAATTTGCCGAAAATGAACTGAACGACTTGGCCGCGTCGATTAAAGAGTACGGCATTATTCAGCCGCTCATTGTGATGAAGGCCGAGGACGGCTACCAACTGGTCGCGGGAGAACGGCGTTTGCGCGCCGCTAAAATTGCCAAACTTCGCACCGTGCCGGCAATCATTCGTGATTACGACGATACAGCGCTGGCCGCGGTCGCGTTAATCGAAAATTTGCAACGTGAAGATTTAAATCCGATTGAAGAAGCGGCGGCATACTATCGTCTGCGCGATGAATTTTCTCTGACGCAGGCGCAGATTGCGACTAAAGTCGGCCGCAGCCGTCCGTATATTACCAATATGATGCGGCTTCTCCAATTGCCGGATTTTGTACGCGAGCTGTTGGCGCGTCGCGAACTCACTGTCGGACAAGTGCGGCCTTTATTGGTGGTAGAGGATCCGGATGCGCAGGTGCGCTGGGCGCAAAAAATTGCCGCGGAAGGTTTAAGCGCGCGCCAGGTAGAAGCGTTACTTGCGAAAGCCAAAACGCCGGCCGCGAAATCCCAGAAACAGAAAAAAACCAAAAAAGCAGATGCGAACGTCGAGGCTTATCTCGATGCGGAAAGTGAAGAGCTGACCTTATTGCTCGGGACGAAAGTAGATATTACCGCGCAGGGCAGCGGCAGCAAGACGCATGGTGAAATTCGCATTCCGTATGCGAACTGGGATGAGCTGGAGCGGCTTTTAACCTTATTGAAATAA